Proteins found in one Penaeus vannamei isolate JL-2024 chromosome 29, ASM4276789v1, whole genome shotgun sequence genomic segment:
- the LOC113829081 gene encoding galactosylceramide sulfotransferase: protein MRQSLGRERAGKATGPDGCSMTLGLSYLTLQCHEMAGRYFECLCESTVGMLEIPCSLHTLFNRPQYTMFNNFESDIIVTNTGVPQGCAMSQVLFTLFTSVMQQVEMIVNNASNPLHHCHVHLRREGINPLPTTMQRKIFLKIMLMWIAVSLFIYSTVPSRQFFLSPWNVSSSHSLEATGIPLTSEAQCSPHNHVMFIKTHKCGSSTLQNIFLRYGYKNDLIFALPEKHNLLGYPYGFKPSLIPRRLLPPEGKADIFALHTRVAFEEQMKVLHSDARWVTVLREPASQFESFYNYFNLKKYFKKDLAEFKDIPVANISLPRYKGFFGKNQMTFVMGYPDSISGEPLRQAVEELDRLFDLVLIYEHWDESLILLRHLLCWSLHDVVAFKKNSRGKRKKLALDPEMRRTLRELNYADVELYEHFLAKHRREVLAFGVDRMAKEVLSLGNLRDEYSRHCAARKEAKREAPEGSEKGTQAKGSGDTLTESCYTLSLPELPLVEAVREKQIRLLNKSKA from the exons ATGCGACAGTCCTTGGGGCGGGAAAGGGCTGGCAAGGCCACGGGGCCAGACG GTTGCTCGATGACTTTAGGCCTGTCGTATTTAACACTCCAGTGTCATGAAATGGCTGGAAGATATTttgagtgtctgtgtgagagCACTGTTGGAATGTTGGAGATCCCTTGCAGTTTGCATACT CTTTTTAACAGACCTCAGTATACCATGTTTAACAACTTCGAGTCTGACATAATTGTCACCAACACAGGGGTTCCTCAAGGATGCGCCATGTCTCAGGTCTTGTTCACCCTGTTCACCA GTGTAATGCAACAGGTGGAGATGATAGTGAACAATGCAAGCAATCCTCTGCATCATTGTCATGTGCATCTTAG GAGAGAAGGTATAAATCCATTGCCAACCACAATGCAGAGAAAGATATTTTTAAAG ATAATGTTGATGTGGATTGCagtgtctctttttatctattcaacgGTTCCTTCCAGACAGTTTTTTCTGTCGCCATGGAACGTCAG TTCCTCCCACAGTCTGGAAGCGACGGGGATTCCCCTGACCAGTGAGGCACAGTGCTCTCCTCATAATCACGTGATGTTTATCAAGACTCATAAATGTGGCTCTTCCACGCTGCAG AATATTTTCCTGCGTTATGGCTACAAGAACGATCTCATCTTTGCTTTACCCGAAAAACATAACTTATTAGGGTATCCTTATGGTTTTAAG CCGAGCCTGATCCCCCGGCGCCTCCTTCCGCCCGAGGGCAAGGCGGACATCTTCGCCCTCCACACCCGCGTCGCCTTCGAGGAGCAGATGAAGGTCCTGCACAGCGACGCCCGCTGGGTCACCGTCCTTCGGGAGCCGGCCAGTCAGTTCGAGTCCTTCTACAACTACTTCAATCTCAAGAAGTACTTCAAGAAGGATCTCGCAGAGTTCAAGGATATCCCAGTTGCC AACATCTCCCTTCCCAGGTACAAGGGCTTCTTCGGCAAGAACCAGATGACCTTCGTGATGGGTTACCCAGACTCCATCTCCGGCGAACCCCTGCGCCAGGCTGTTGAGGAGCTCGACCGACTCTTCGACCTGGTGCTGATCTACGAGCACTGGGACGAGTCTCTGATCCTGCTGCGCCACCTGCTGTGCTGGAGCCTCCACGACGTGGTTGCCTTCAAGAAGAACAGTCGCGGCAAGAGAAAGAAGCTCGCCCTGGACCCCGAGATGCGAAGGACGCTCCGGGAGCTGAACTACGCAGACGTCGAGCTCTACGAACACTTCCTGGCCAAGCACCGTCGCGAAGTGCTTGCGTTCGGGGTTGACAGGATGGCCAAGGAAGTCCTTTCGCTCGGGAACCTCCGGGACGAGTACAGCCGCCATTGCGCAGcgaggaaggaggcgaagagggaagctCCGGAAGGAAGCGAGAAAGGAACCCAAGCAAAGGGATCTGGGGACACGCTGACTGAGTCTTgttacactctctccctccccgaacTTCCATTGGTAGAAGCTGTGAGGGAGAAACAGATTCGTTTGCTCAACAAATCCAAAGCA